A window of the Henckelia pumila isolate YLH828 chromosome 3, ASM3356847v2, whole genome shotgun sequence genome harbors these coding sequences:
- the LOC140886373 gene encoding probable protein phosphatase 2C 45 has translation MARANDNWERLVGAVIRRNRDWEMCHAHSRTPSMSSAASSRDDPFLDKFESIRSRYINVEDQYLEAFTRDDIKTSAQGIGKTMMGKKVGEVVKQGRSYFDVDMLMSHDYVRPVSGGGLSSIGKFSYGYASFAGKRSSMEDFYETRIDVVDGEEVGFFGVFDGHGRKRAAEYVQRNLFRNLISHPKFISDTKSAIADSHSHTDAELLRNQSILDGSSSTACTAILVADRLLVANVGDSRAVICRAGQAIAVSRDHKPDQEDERRRIEDVGGFVAWEGVWRVGGVLPVSRAFGNRLLKPYVVADPEIHEEKVDETLEFLILASHGLWDVFTNVEAVQMTEFIQDPEEAAKRLMQEALRRGSADNITAVVVRFPGH, from the coding sequence ATGGCTCGGGCAAACGATAATTGGGAGAGGCTGGTAGGGGCCGTAATCCGAAGAAACAGAGACTGGGAGATGTGTCACGCACACTCAAGAACCCCGAGCATGAGCTCTGCAGCATCCAGTAGGGATGATCCATTTCTTGACAAGTTTGAATCAATTAGATCAAGATATATAAATGTTGAGGACCAATATCTGGAAGCCTTCACGCGCGATGATATCAAGACTAGTGCACAAGGAATTGGAAAGACGATGATGGGTAAAAAAGTTGGAGAAGTGGTGAAGCAAGGAAGATCATATTTTGATGTAGATATGTTAATGAGTCATGATTATGTAAGACCCGTTAGCGGCGGAGGCCTCAGTTCGATTGGGAAGTTCAGCTATGGATATGCGAGTTTTGCAGGTAAAAGGTCCTCGATGGAGGATTTCTACGAGACGAGAATTGATGTTGTAGATGGAGAGGAAGTTGGTTTTTTTGGAGTTTTTGATGGTCATGGCAGAAAACGAGCTGCGGAATATGTTCAAAGAAACCTTTTCAGAAATCTGATCAGCCACCCAAAATTTATTTCAGACACCAAATCGGCTATAGCTGATTCACACTCGCACACAGACGCGGAGTTGTTACGTAATCAGAGCATATTGGATGGTTCAAGTTCAACTGCGTGTACAGCTATTCTTGTTGCCGACCGTTTGCTGGTGGCAAATGTTGGTGATTCGAGAGCGGTGATTTGCCGGGCTGGTCAGGCCATTGCTGTCTCTCGAGATCACAAACCGGACCAAGAAGACGAGAGACGACGAATTGAAGATGTCGGAGGTTTTGTGGCGTGGGAAGGGGTTTGGAGAGTGGGAGGCGTGCTTCCAGTGTCCCGCGCCTTTGGTAATAGGCTGCTGAAGCCGTATGTTGTTGCGGATCCAGAGATTCACGAGGAAAAggtggatgagaccttggagtTCCTCATCCTCGCAAGCCATGGACTTTGGGACGTTTTTACGAATGTGGAAGCAGTTCAGATGACCGAATTCATCCAAGATCCCGAAGAAGCAGCGAAAAGGCTGATGCAGGAAGCACTCCGCAGAGGAAGTGCTGATAACATCACCGCTGTCGTGGTGCGGTTTCCTGGGCACTGA